The genomic stretch GTGCCGCCGGCATCAACCGCGCGACGTTCTACTCGCACGCGGTCTCCCCCGGCTCGTTGCTGGCGGACGTCCTGACGCCCGAACTCGACCGGATCCGTGCGGACGACGCCGAGGCCCGCCGCGTGGCCGTCGAGCGGGGTGCTGGCCCGGACGACCTCGCCGCCATCACCCGGCGGGGCATCAACGCCGTCGTCGACCACGTCACCGCACACCGCGAGATCTACGCGCTCGCCCTGCCCGACCCGGCGGACGCGTCGCTGCACCGCCTGCTCGTCGACCACTTCACGGTGTCGAGCACGATGCACATCCAGGAGCTCGACCCCGCCGTGAAGCCGGAGCTCATCGACGAGGTCGCGGCGGGCTTCGTGGCCCAGGGCTTCGTCGGCGCGATCGAGGCCTGGCTCGGTGGCCCCCGCCGGTCCCGCAAGGCCCTGGTCGAGACGATCACCCGGTCGTTCCCGGCCTGGTGGAGCTGACCAGCCCCTCCGAACCTGCTACTGCTTCGTCGGCTCCTCGCCGCGCTGCAGCGACGACACCGTGTCGACCGCCCGGCTGACCAGCGCCGCGTCCGAGTCGCCGCCGTCGACGCGGTAGTCCGACGACAGTCCGTCGTTCCCGCCCCCGGAGGACGGCAGCGCGCCATCGAGCGCGACCACCACGACCCCGGCGTCGTGCGCGGTGCGGAGCTCGGTGCGGAGCGCCGACGCATCCGCCGCACGGACGAGCAGGGCCTTCGCACCGGTCCGGACCAGGTCGCGGACCGCCGCACGCTGCCGTGCGGGCTGGTCGCCGGTGGCGACGCGGATGTCCGGGCGGAACCCGGCCTCGGTCAGCTCCTCGCGGAACCGGGTGGCCAGGGAGCGGCCGTCGCCCGAGTCGCTCGGGGTCCCAGCGTCCTCGGTCAGCACGACACCGATCACCGCGTTGTCGGCGAAGCCGCCGTCGGAACTCGTCAGGTCGGTGCTCCGGACCGGGGTGGGTGCGGCCGTGGTGGTGCCCGTGCAGCCGGCGAGCACGACCGTCGCCGCCGCGAGGGCGGCGGTCAGGACGGCGACTGCGGTGCGGCGCACGGTTCCTCCTCGTTCCGGGGTCTGCCAGGCTACCCGTCCGACACCGGCGGGGGCGGGACCGCTCCGAGTCGGCGGACGGCGACGAGCCCCACGAGGGCGATCAGCGTCATCGCCACGAACACCAGCGTGAAGGCGACCGGCTCCTCCCGACCGCCCGCGGCCGTGAACAGCAGCCCGGCCACCGCGAGGCCGACGACGCTGCCCGAGGCGTCCGCGATCGTCAGGGCGGAACTCGCGAAGCCGTCGTCGCCCTCGCGCGAGAACCGGAGCGTCAACATCGACGTCCGCGGGTAGGCGACGCCCATCCCCGCGCCGCCGACGAACCACCCGGCGACGAGCACCCAGGCGGGCAGGCCGACGAAGGCCACCGCGAGTGCCGACAGCAGGCTCACCAGGACCAGCCCGAGCCCCACGGCGAACGCCCGGGCCGCGGGCAACCGGTCCTCGCCGAGCCGGCCGTGCGCCCAGCTCGCCGACGCCCAGCTCAGTGCCGCGACCGTCAGGGCGAGCCCGGCGGCCGAGGCGCTCAGCCCGTGCTGGGCCTGCAGCAGGAACGGCACGTACGCCTCGCTGCCGAAGAACCCCGCGGCCAGGACGCCGCGGAGCAGCACCACCGACGGCAGGCCCGGCCCCCCGGTGAAGGTCCGTCGCGGCAGCAGCGGGCGGAGTGCCGCCCAGGCCCCGACGAGCCCGACGACGACCGAGGCGACCCGGACCGGCACGGGCAGGTCCGGGGCGAGGTTGAGCAGGAGCACCGCTGCGGCGGCGCCGACCGACCACCCGATGCGGCTGCCCTGCCAGGGCGGGCGTGCCTCCAGGGCGGGTGCGTGCAGACGGCGGAGCGTGGGGACCAGGCACGCGAACGCGACCACCGCGATGCCGAGCGCACCCGCGAACACCCAGTGCCAGCCGAACGCATCGGTGACGATGCCCGCGAGCGCCGGACCGATCAGTGCCGGGACGACCCACGCGGCGGCGAACCCGGCGAACACCGCACCGTGCAGCTCGGCGGGGAAGACCCTGGCGACCAGCACGTAGAGGACGACGTCGATCGCGCCGGCGCCGAACCCCTCGACCAGTCGTCCGGCCAGGAACACCGGCATGGTCGGGGCGAGCATCACGATCGCGGTACCGACCGCGAACAGGGCCGCGGACACCCACGCGACGACACGACCACCCGCACGGTCCGTCCAGTTGCCGGCCAGCACCATGCCCGGCACGCCGGCAGCCAGGGGTGCGGCGAAGCTCAGCGAGTACAGCGCCTCACCGTGCAGGTCAGCGGCGATGACCGGCATGATCGTCGTCATCGCCAGGTTCTGGAACGCCGAGACCGCCACGATCGCGACCATGCCCACGGTGGCGACGAGGTGGCGAGGCTCGAAGAGGCTCGGCCGCGTCGCCGTCGTGGAGGTCACCCGTTCATCGTAGGACGGTCGAGCCGGACCCGGCGCGGGCGGGCGCCGGCCCGGGTCCGTCCGCGTTCGGACCGCTCAGCGCTCGAGCGCCTGCTGCACGTCCGCGACCAGGTCGCCCGCGTCCTCGATGCCGACCGACAGGCGGACGACGTTCTCCGGGACGGCGAGCTCGGTGCCCTTGACCGAGGCGTGCGTCATCTCGCTCGGGTACCCGATGAGCGACTCCACCCCACCGAGCGACTCGGCCAGGGCGAACAGCTCGGTCGACTCGGCGAACCGCTTCGCCGCCTCGGGACCCCCGGCGAGCGCCACCGACAGCATGCCGCCGAAGCCGCGCATCTGCTTCGCCGCGACGTCGTGCCCCGGGTGCTCCGGCAGACCCGGGTAGTAGACGTGCTCGACCGCGGGGTGGGCGAGGAGCGCCTCGGCGACGGTCTGCGCGTTCGCGGAGTGCCGCTCCATCCGGACGCTGAGGGTCTTGATCCCGCGGATCGTCAGCCACGCGTCGAACGGCGACGAGATCGCGCCGCCGCCGAACTGCACGAACGCGACCTTCTCGGCGAGCTCCTGGTCACGGAGGACCACGGCGCCGCCGACGACGTCCGAGTGGCCGCCGAGGTACTTGGTCGTCGAGTACACGACGACGTCGGCGCCGAGGGCGATCGGCTGCTGCAGGGCCGGCGAGGCGAAGGTGTTGTCGACGACGACCAGCGCGCCTGCCTCGTGCCCGATCGCGGCCAGGGTCTCGATGTCGGCGATCTTCATCAGCGGGTTCGTCGGGGTCTCGACCCACAGCACGGTCTTCGCCGGGCTGTCCGCGAGTGCGGCACGGACCCGGTCGGGGTCGCTCATCTCCACCGTGACGAGGTCGATCCCCCACGGCACGTGCAGGCGGTTCGCCAGACGGTGGGTGCCGCCGTAGACGTCGTTGCCCATGACGATGCGGGCGCCGGGCTCCAGGTAGGCGCGGAGCAGGGCGTCCTCCCCCGCCAGGCCGGACGAGAACGAGTACGCCGCGACACCGCCGTCGAGGTCAGCGAGGAGCGTCTGCAGCGAATCGCGGGTCGGGTTGCCGGACCGCGAGTACTCGTAGCCGCCGCGCAGGCCGCCGATACCGTCCTGCACGTAGGTGGAGGTCAGGTAGAGCGGCGGGATGACGGCGCCGGTGGGGCCGTCCGGCTCCTGGCCGGCGTGGATGGCGCGGGTGCTGAACTCGGTCATGTCGCGGGTGCCCCTTCCGGGAGGCTCGGTGCGGTCTGGGTGGGTCGGGTCGCGGTGGGCGTCGGCTGGGTCGCGTGCTGCCGGGCCGGCGTCGGCTGCGTCGCGTGATGCCGGGCCGGCGTCGGCTGCGTCGCGTGCGGCCGGGCCCGCGTCACTCGGAGAGGTAGGTGAGGAGGTCGTGCCGGGTGAGGACCGTGACGGGCTTGCCGTCGTTCACGACGAGCAGCGCGTCGGCCCCCTCGAGCCCCTTGCGGGCCGCGGCCAGGGACTCGCCGATGCCGATCAGCGGCAGCGGGTCCCCGACGAACGGCGCGAGGGCGTCGGCCATCCCCGCTGCGCCGGTGAAGACGTGGCCGAGCAGGGCCTTCTCCTCCACCGCGCCGGCGACCTCGCCCATCACGACCGGCGGTTCGGCGCTGAGGACCGGCATCTGCGAGACGCCGTACTTCGTCATGATGTCGATGACGTCGCGGATGGTGTCCGACGGGTGGGCGTGCACGAGGTCGGGCAGGCGACCGTCCTTGCCCGCGATGAGGTCCCCGACGGAGCGTTCGTCGTCGGTCTCGGCGAAGCCGTACGAGCGCATCCACCGGTCGTTGAAGATCTTGCCGAGGTAGCCACGGCCGCCGTCGGGCAGCAGGACCACGACGACGTCGTCCTCGGACAGGGACTCGGCGGCGCGGAGCGCGGCGACCACGGCCATCCCGCTCGACCCGCCGACGAGCAGCCCCTCCTCACGAGCCAGGCGGCGGGTCATCGCGAACGACTCGGCGTCGGAGACGGCGATGATCTCGTCCGGGATCCCGGCGTCGTAGGCGGCCGGCCAGAAGTCCTCGCCGACACCCTCGACCAGGTAGGGACGACCGGTGCCGCCGGAGTAGACGGAGCCCTCGGGGTCAGCGCCGACGATCCGGACGCGCCCCTCGGACGCCTCCTTCAGGAAGCGCCCGGTGCCGGAGATCGTCCCGCCCGTGCCCACGCCCGCGACGAAGTGGGTCAGCTGTCCCTCGGTGTCCCGCCAGATCTCGGGACCGGTCGTCTCGTAGTGGCTGCGGGGGCCGTTCGGGTTGGCGTACTGGTTCGGCTTGTACGCGCCCGGGATCTCGCGCACCAGCCGGTCGGACACCGAGTAGTAGGACTCCGGGTCATCCGGTGCGACGGCGGTCGGGGTGACGACGATCTCGGCACCGTACGCGGTGAGGACGTTCCGCTTGTCCTCGCCGACCTTGTCCGGCAGCACGAACACGCAGCGGTAGCCCCGCTGCTGGGCGACGAGCGCGAGTCCGACGCCGGTGTTGCCCGAGGTCGGCTCGACGATGGTGCCGCCGCGCCGCAGCTCACCGGAGGCCTCGGCCGCGTCGAGGATCCGCGTCGCGATGCGGTCCTTCGACGAGCCGCCCGGGTTCAGGTACTCGACCTTGACCAGGACGGTCGCCCGGATGCCCTCGGTGACACGGTTCAGCTTGACCAGCGGGGTGTCGCCGACCAGGTCGACGACGGAGTTCGCGTAACGCACTCATCGAGTCTAGGCGGCGCATCCCCGCTGTCCACGGAGTGCGTCGCCCGGTTTCGGGGCTCCCCGGGAGCACCCGTTGCGCGGTGCCCGAGCGCCCGTCGTCGACCCGGCCGAGACCCCGCGTCGGACGCTGTCCGCCCCGGGGCGGCCGGGTCGGTCCGGAGCCAGCCCGAGACCACCGGGTCGGTCCGGGGTCAGCCCCGGCTCGAGACCACCGGGTCGGTCCGGGGTCAGCCCCGGCTCGAGACCACCGGGTCGGTCCGGGGTCAGCCCCGGCTCGAGACCACCGGGTCGGTCCGGGGTCAGCCCCGGCTCGAGACCACCGGGTCGGTCCGGGGTCAGCCCCGGCTCGAGACCACCGGGTCGCTCTGCTGCTCGTGCAGCGTCGCGTACGTCCCGCCGCGGGCCAGGAGCTCGTCGTGCGTCCCCTGCTCGGTGATCTGCCCGTGGTCGAGGACGAAGATGACGTCGGCGTCGCGGATCGTCGACAGCCGGTGCGCGATCGAGATCGTCGTGCGCCCGCGCGCAGCGGTGTCGAGCGCCGCCTGCACGACGCGCTCGGAGATCGAGTCGAGTGCACTCGTCGCCTCGTCGAGCACCAGGACGGGCGGGTCCTTGAGCAGCACCCGGGCGATCGCGATCCGCTGCTTCTCGCCGCCGGAGAGCCGGTAGCCCCGCTCCCCCACGATGGTGTCGTACCCGTCCGGGAACGACGCGATGGTCTCGTGGATGTTCGCCGCCCGCGCCGCCCGTTCGAGCTCGGCGTCCGTCGCGTCGGGCTTGGCGTACCGCAGGTTGTCGCCGATCGACGAGTGGAACAGGTACGTCTCCTGGCTCACGATGCCGATGTGCGCCATCAGGTCCTCGTGCACCAGGTCACGCACGTCCTGTCCGGCGAACCGCACGGAGCCCGCCGTCGCCTCGTAGAGCCGTGGCACCAGGTACGAGATCGTGGTCTTGCCCGCACCCGAGGGGCCGACGAACGCCGCGAACTGCCCCGGCTGCAACTCGAACGAGACGCCGCGCAG from Curtobacterium sp. MCLR17_032 encodes the following:
- a CDS encoding substrate-binding domain-containing protein, with product MRRTAVAVLTAALAAATVVLAGCTGTTTAAPTPVRSTDLTSSDGGFADNAVIGVVLTEDAGTPSDSGDGRSLATRFREELTEAGFRPDIRVATGDQPARQRAAVRDLVRTGAKALLVRAADASALRTELRTAHDAGVVVVALDGALPSSGGGNDGLSSDYRVDGGDSDAALVSRAVDTVSSLQRGEEPTKQ
- a CDS encoding cystathionine beta-synthase, with the protein product MRYANSVVDLVGDTPLVKLNRVTEGIRATVLVKVEYLNPGGSSKDRIATRILDAAEASGELRRGGTIVEPTSGNTGVGLALVAQQRGYRCVFVLPDKVGEDKRNVLTAYGAEIVVTPTAVAPDDPESYYSVSDRLVREIPGAYKPNQYANPNGPRSHYETTGPEIWRDTEGQLTHFVAGVGTGGTISGTGRFLKEASEGRVRIVGADPEGSVYSGGTGRPYLVEGVGEDFWPAAYDAGIPDEIIAVSDAESFAMTRRLAREEGLLVGGSSGMAVVAALRAAESLSEDDVVVVLLPDGGRGYLGKIFNDRWMRSYGFAETDDERSVGDLIAGKDGRLPDLVHAHPSDTIRDVIDIMTKYGVSQMPVLSAEPPVVMGEVAGAVEEKALLGHVFTGAAGMADALAPFVGDPLPLIGIGESLAAARKGLEGADALLVVNDGKPVTVLTRHDLLTYLSE
- a CDS encoding MFS transporter, which codes for MTSTTATRPSLFEPRHLVATVGMVAIVAVSAFQNLAMTTIMPVIAADLHGEALYSLSFAAPLAAGVPGMVLAGNWTDRAGGRVVAWVSAALFAVGTAIVMLAPTMPVFLAGRLVEGFGAGAIDVVLYVLVARVFPAELHGAVFAGFAAAWVVPALIGPALAGIVTDAFGWHWVFAGALGIAVVAFACLVPTLRRLHAPALEARPPWQGSRIGWSVGAAAAVLLLNLAPDLPVPVRVASVVVGLVGAWAALRPLLPRRTFTGGPGLPSVVLLRGVLAAGFFGSEAYVPFLLQAQHGLSASAAGLALTVAALSWASASWAHGRLGEDRLPAARAFAVGLGLVLVSLLSALAVAFVGLPAWVLVAGWFVGGAGMGVAYPRTSMLTLRFSREGDDGFASSALTIADASGSVVGLAVAGLLFTAAGGREEPVAFTLVFVAMTLIALVGLVAVRRLGAVPPPPVSDG
- a CDS encoding cystathionine gamma-synthase; translation: MTEFSTRAIHAGQEPDGPTGAVIPPLYLTSTYVQDGIGGLRGGYEYSRSGNPTRDSLQTLLADLDGGVAAYSFSSGLAGEDALLRAYLEPGARIVMGNDVYGGTHRLANRLHVPWGIDLVTVEMSDPDRVRAALADSPAKTVLWVETPTNPLMKIADIETLAAIGHEAGALVVVDNTFASPALQQPIALGADVVVYSTTKYLGGHSDVVGGAVVLRDQELAEKVAFVQFGGGAISSPFDAWLTIRGIKTLSVRMERHSANAQTVAEALLAHPAVEHVYYPGLPEHPGHDVAAKQMRGFGGMLSVALAGGPEAAKRFAESTELFALAESLGGVESLIGYPSEMTHASVKGTELAVPENVVRLSVGIEDAGDLVADVQQALER
- a CDS encoding TetR/AcrR family transcriptional regulator, encoding MVDARILHTTAALREAVLRLAADRPVSEITVADVTRAAGINRATFYSHAVSPGSLLADVLTPELDRIRADDAEARRVAVERGAGPDDLAAITRRGINAVVDHVTAHREIYALALPDPADASLHRLLVDHFTVSSTMHIQELDPAVKPELIDEVAAGFVAQGFVGAIEAWLGGPRRSRKALVETITRSFPAWWS